The following proteins are co-located in the Solanum pennellii chromosome 8, SPENNV200 genome:
- the LOC107028608 gene encoding transcription factor TCP2 isoform X1, whose product MINAKDIYSPPSPRRYESCSMEMEEIRTDECKFPRMSNKEDEQYQQYDVDDVGEVKKSSGLGGIVKFYGRPSSRIVRVSRASGGKDRHSKVLTSKGLRDRRVRLSVNTAIQFYDLQDRLGCDQPSKAVEWLLKAAAPSIAELPPLEAFPDTLQLSDEKKSSEQGFDSADVEMDDDLNYNQQQQPCCSNSETSKGSGLSLSRSDSRLKARERAKERATEKEKEKENKSCIVGQHHQNMHPRSSFTELLTGGMSDNNTSPNGGSIHQNTARQWSTNPLEYFTSGLLGPSATRGIDNQIYLGNPLQPLRPMFSITGEHRAELQNFPFGGDNLVPGVTSSNTSTNYNEYNLNFSISSSSSSGFNRGTLQSNSSSTLPHYQRFSPTDGSYLDSTTEYDARLHLFYGNGYEHSDQKGKGKN is encoded by the exons ATGATTAATGCAAAGGACATCTACAGTCCTCCAAGCCCAAGAAG GTATGAAAGTTGTAGTATGGAGATGGAGGAGATTCGAACTGATGAGTGCAAGTTTCCAAGAATGAGCAACAAGGAGGATGAGCAGTACCAACAATATGATGTAGATGATGTAGGAGAAGTCAAAAAGAGTAGCGGACTTGGTGGGATTGTAAAGTTTTATGGTCGGCCTTCATCAAGAATAGTTAGAGTTTCTCGTGCATCTGGAGGGAAAGATAGGCATAGCAAAGTATTGACTTCAAAGGGGTTAAGAGATAGACGTGTTCGCCTTTCTGTCAATACTGCTATACAGTTCTATGATTTGCAAGACCGTCTCGGCTGTGATCAGCCCAGCAAGGCTGTCGAATGGCTGCTAAAAGCGGCCGCTCCTTCTATTGCTGAGCTTCCACCTCTTGAGGCATTTCCAGACACACTGCAGCTGAGTGATGAGAAAAAGTCAAGTGAGCAGGGTTTTGATTCAGCTGATGTGGAAATGGATGATGATCTTAATTATAATCAGCAGCAACAACCTTGTTGTAGCAATTCAGAGACTAGCAAAGGTTCTGGATTGTCACTTTCCAGATCTGATAGTCGGCTCAAGGCAAGGGAGCGAGCAAAGGAAAGGGCCacagagaaagaaaaggaaaaagaaaacaagtCTTGTATTGTTGGTCAACACCACCAAAACATGCACCCTAGATCGTCTTTCACTGAGCTATTGACGGGTGGTATGAGCGATAACAACACGAGTCCTAATGGTGGGTCCATCCATCAAAATACAGCAAGGCAATGGTCTACAAATCCGTTGGAGTATTTTACATCAGGATTATTAGGCCCATCAGCTACTCGTGGAATAGACAACCAAATATATTTGGGAAATCCTCTACAGCCATTAAGACCAATGTTTAGTATTACGGGTGAGCATCGAGCGGAGCTGCAGAATTTCCCATTTGGTGGTGACAACCTAGTCCCGGGTGTTACCTCTAGTAATACTAGTACTAATTATAACGAGTACAATTTGAACTTCAGcatttcttcttcatcatcatctggTTTCAATAGGGGGACCCTTCAGTCCAATTCTTCCTCCACTTTGCCTCATTACCAGAGGTTTTCTCCGACAGATGGATCATATCTTGATTCAACAACTGAATATGATGCTCGTTTACATCTCTTCTATGGAAATGGCTATGAACATTCTGATCAGaaaggaaaaggaaagaactaa
- the LOC107028608 gene encoding transcription factor TCP2 isoform X2, with the protein MEMEEIRTDECKFPRMSNKEDEQYQQYDVDDVGEVKKSSGLGGIVKFYGRPSSRIVRVSRASGGKDRHSKVLTSKGLRDRRVRLSVNTAIQFYDLQDRLGCDQPSKAVEWLLKAAAPSIAELPPLEAFPDTLQLSDEKKSSEQGFDSADVEMDDDLNYNQQQQPCCSNSETSKGSGLSLSRSDSRLKARERAKERATEKEKEKENKSCIVGQHHQNMHPRSSFTELLTGGMSDNNTSPNGGSIHQNTARQWSTNPLEYFTSGLLGPSATRGIDNQIYLGNPLQPLRPMFSITGEHRAELQNFPFGGDNLVPGVTSSNTSTNYNEYNLNFSISSSSSSGFNRGTLQSNSSSTLPHYQRFSPTDGSYLDSTTEYDARLHLFYGNGYEHSDQKGKGKN; encoded by the coding sequence ATGGAGATGGAGGAGATTCGAACTGATGAGTGCAAGTTTCCAAGAATGAGCAACAAGGAGGATGAGCAGTACCAACAATATGATGTAGATGATGTAGGAGAAGTCAAAAAGAGTAGCGGACTTGGTGGGATTGTAAAGTTTTATGGTCGGCCTTCATCAAGAATAGTTAGAGTTTCTCGTGCATCTGGAGGGAAAGATAGGCATAGCAAAGTATTGACTTCAAAGGGGTTAAGAGATAGACGTGTTCGCCTTTCTGTCAATACTGCTATACAGTTCTATGATTTGCAAGACCGTCTCGGCTGTGATCAGCCCAGCAAGGCTGTCGAATGGCTGCTAAAAGCGGCCGCTCCTTCTATTGCTGAGCTTCCACCTCTTGAGGCATTTCCAGACACACTGCAGCTGAGTGATGAGAAAAAGTCAAGTGAGCAGGGTTTTGATTCAGCTGATGTGGAAATGGATGATGATCTTAATTATAATCAGCAGCAACAACCTTGTTGTAGCAATTCAGAGACTAGCAAAGGTTCTGGATTGTCACTTTCCAGATCTGATAGTCGGCTCAAGGCAAGGGAGCGAGCAAAGGAAAGGGCCacagagaaagaaaaggaaaaagaaaacaagtCTTGTATTGTTGGTCAACACCACCAAAACATGCACCCTAGATCGTCTTTCACTGAGCTATTGACGGGTGGTATGAGCGATAACAACACGAGTCCTAATGGTGGGTCCATCCATCAAAATACAGCAAGGCAATGGTCTACAAATCCGTTGGAGTATTTTACATCAGGATTATTAGGCCCATCAGCTACTCGTGGAATAGACAACCAAATATATTTGGGAAATCCTCTACAGCCATTAAGACCAATGTTTAGTATTACGGGTGAGCATCGAGCGGAGCTGCAGAATTTCCCATTTGGTGGTGACAACCTAGTCCCGGGTGTTACCTCTAGTAATACTAGTACTAATTATAACGAGTACAATTTGAACTTCAGcatttcttcttcatcatcatctggTTTCAATAGGGGGACCCTTCAGTCCAATTCTTCCTCCACTTTGCCTCATTACCAGAGGTTTTCTCCGACAGATGGATCATATCTTGATTCAACAACTGAATATGATGCTCGTTTACATCTCTTCTATGGAAATGGCTATGAACATTCTGATCAGaaaggaaaaggaaagaactaa
- the LOC114078336 gene encoding uncharacterized protein LOC114078336 isoform X1: MITRMAFYGVRWIMAFYGVRCCFSACRSPSTSYQRCRACISLFLRQGWMDHTRNRDKQRGRGRGTVPARERGMIVEQEPKPQLDEILLQSLGPGPTQPSPTQASSLNHYVMGT; the protein is encoded by the exons ATGATCACACGCATGGCTTTCTATGGTGTACGTTGGATCATGGCTTTCTATGGTGTACGTTGTTGTTTCTCAGCTTGTAGAA GTCCGAGCACCAGCTATCAGCGTTGTCGAGCCTGCATCAGTCTATTCTTGAGACAAGG TTGGATGGATCACACGCGCAACAGAGATAAACAACGAGGTCGAGGTCGGGGTACAGTGCCGGCCCGAGAGAGAGGGATGATTGTGGAGCAAGAGCCGAAGCCTCAGTTAGACGAGATTCTTCTGCAGTCGTTAGGGCCAGGACCAACCCAACCATCACCTACACAAGCTTCCTCCCTCAACCATTATGTTATGGGTACGTAG
- the LOC114078336 gene encoding uncharacterized protein LOC114078336 isoform X2, which yields MVYVGSWLSMVYVVVSQLVESGSNPRPFRREKLWQSDLKSAWSEHQLSALSSLHQSILETRVRTWLSEISCLHFIFTF from the exons ATGGTGTACGTTGGATCATGGCTTTCTATGGTGTACGTTGTTGTTTCTCAGCTTGTAGAA AGTGGCAGCAATCCAAGGCCATTCAGAAGGGAAAAACTCTGGCAGAGTGATTTGAAGAGTGCATG GTCCGAGCACCAGCTATCAGCGTTGTCGAGCCTGCATCAGTCTATTCTTGAGACAAGGGTGAGAACATGGCTTTCTGAGATTTCTTGTCTCCATTTCATATTTACATTTTGA